The Schistocerca piceifrons isolate TAMUIC-IGC-003096 chromosome 5, iqSchPice1.1, whole genome shotgun sequence genome has a segment encoding these proteins:
- the LOC124798434 gene encoding glycine-rich cell wall structural protein 1.8-like: MSLLKLLGVFCLLSALAHERVHGGLLGGGGAGGGGGGGGYQYGAPGGGAGGFGGPGAGGFGGPGGGGAFGGGAPGGGALGGYGGGGAGGYGGGGYGGGGYGGGAGGGDLGQPTPYNFQYSVNDAYTGTSFGRQEAGDGSGSVQGQYQVQLPDGRNQLVRYAASDATGFNADVQYQGEPRYPSGGGAGGFGGGAGRYGTGAGGAGGYGGGAGGLGGAGGYGGGAGGYGGGAGGLGGAGGFGGGAGGIGGGAGGYGGGAGGLGGGRGFGGGAGGLGGAGGYGAGAGGLGGGAGGFGGAGGLGGGRGGGAGGAGGYGGAGRYGAGGAGGFGGGAGGFGGGAGGLGGGAGGFGGGRGRGGYGGAGGAGGFGGAGAGGFGGGAGGGGPSGSYLPPFKR; this comes from the exons CTGTTGGGAGTGTTTTGCCTGCTGTCGGCGCTGGCCCATGAGCGCGTCCACGGAGGATTGCTGGGCGGAGGTggcgccgggggcggcggcggcggcggcggctaccaGTACGGCGCGCCCGGGGGTGGAGCAGGAGGCTTCGGAGGACCCGGCGCCGGCGGCTTTGGGGGCCCTGGGGGCGGCGGCGCCTTCGGGGGCGGCGCTCCTGGGGGCGGTGCTCTCGGCGGCTACGGTGGTGGCGGAGCTGGTGGATACGGAGGCGGCGGCTACGGAGGCGGCGGTTACGGAGGCGGAGCCGGTGGTGGAGACTTGGGACAA CCAACACCGTACAACTTCCAGTACTCCGTGAACGACGCTTACACGGGAACGAGCTTTGGACGGCAGGAAGCTGGTGACGGAAGTGGAAGTGTACAGGGCCAGTACCAAGTCCAACTTCCCGACGGCCGCAATCAGCTCGTACGTTACGCAGCCAGTGATGCCACTGGTTTCAACGCAGACGTTCAGTACCAGGGAGAGCCTAGGTACCCATCCGGCGGCGGCGCCGGTGGATTCGGTGGTGGCGCCGGGAGGTACGGTACCGGTGCCGGCGGTGCCGGTGGATACGGTGGAGGAGCTGGCGGTCTAGGAGGAGCCGGAGGATACGGTGGTGGAGCTGGAGGATACGGTGGTGGAGCTGGTGGTCTCGGAGGAGCTGGAGGCTTTGGTGGCGGAGCTGGTGGTATAGGAGGCGGAGCTGGAGGATACGGAGGTGGAGCCGGTGGTCTCGGAGGAGGCAGAGGATTTGGCGGTGGAGCTGGCGGTCTCGGTGGAGCTGGAGGCTACGGCGCTGGAGCTGGAGGTCTTGGAGGAGGAGCTGGAGGTTTTGGTGGAGCTGGCGGACTTGGAGGAGGCAGAGGTGGAGGTGCGGGCGGCGCTGGAGGCTACGGCGGTGCTGGAAGATACGGAGCAGGTGGCGCTGGAGGGTTCGGTGGAGGAGCTGGAGGGTTTGGAGGTGGAGCTGGAGGTCTAGGAGGTGGAGCCGGAGGTTTCGGCGGAGGAAGAGGACGTGGTGGCTACGGAGGAGCTGGAGGTGCAGGAGGCTTTGGCGGCGCCGGCGCTGGAGGATTTGGTGGAGGAGCTGGTGGAGGTGGCCCATCTGGCTCGTACCTGCCGCCATTCAAGAGATAA